Proteins co-encoded in one Bacillus infantis NRRL B-14911 genomic window:
- a CDS encoding 3'-5' exonuclease, with amino-acid sequence MAELTQYVFFDFEMLCSNKGMLFEDMEAIRLGAVKYDLITEKLSFFDEYIKPENHKPLSMFCKRLTGIEDKDLRDADRFADVFSTFLYWVNGVKKTRFYSWSKSDLSRLNADAARHGIPSATIEKINSRYVDFQEVFSNRAANNTPSVENALALYGLDFVGETHNPMFDSYNTLRIFFAFERNPQLTEKIMAERFILPGRTLTVDQINVEVKSQFAKDMEEFFSSLQWIYKMKEAQQLVKKAKRICKRYKNVAGSSSGIFDEEIRSDTKDFMLFYEGLKKNYLEHITYSSRILILDEENFSYRKTLLARASLDGQDRQAV; translated from the coding sequence ATGGCTGAACTGACGCAATATGTTTTTTTTGACTTTGAGATGCTCTGTTCGAACAAAGGGATGCTGTTTGAAGATATGGAGGCAATCAGGCTTGGTGCAGTAAAATATGATCTGATTACAGAGAAGCTTTCATTTTTCGATGAGTATATAAAGCCGGAAAATCATAAGCCGCTCAGTATGTTCTGCAAAAGGCTGACCGGCATTGAAGATAAAGATCTCAGGGATGCAGACAGATTTGCTGATGTATTTTCCACTTTTCTTTACTGGGTTAATGGAGTGAAGAAAACCAGGTTCTATTCATGGTCCAAAAGCGATCTGTCCCGCCTGAATGCTGATGCAGCCAGACATGGGATCCCGTCTGCCACAATCGAAAAAATCAATTCCAGATATGTCGATTTCCAGGAAGTGTTTTCAAACCGTGCGGCTAATAATACACCCTCTGTTGAAAACGCCCTGGCACTGTATGGGCTGGATTTCGTCGGAGAAACGCATAACCCGATGTTTGATTCTTATAACACACTGCGGATATTTTTTGCATTTGAGCGCAATCCCCAGCTCACTGAAAAAATCATGGCTGAAAGATTTATACTGCCGGGGAGAACACTCACAGTGGATCAGATAAATGTAGAGGTGAAAAGCCAGTTCGCCAAGGATATGGAAGAGTTTTTTTCCAGTCTGCAATGGATCTACAAAATGAAGGAAGCGCAGCAGCTTGTCAAAAAAGCGAAAAGAATTTGCAAAAGGTATAAAAATGTCGCAGGCAGCAGCTCCGGCATCTTTGATGAAGAAATTCGAAGCGATACTAAAGACTTTATGCTTTTTTACGAAGGCCTTAAGAAGAATTACTTGGAGCATATAACCTATTCATCCCGCATACTGATTCTGGATGAAGAGAACTTTTCCTACAGGAAGACCCTTTTGGCAAGAGCCTCCCTGGATGGACAAGACCGTCAGGCCGTTTAA
- a CDS encoding CAP domain-containing protein, which produces MSKMKFSFLPAVFAVMLVSACASNNAADDRQGGLNTLNAGNGRQGQTNFLNDRSSQQSKGMMESLQEINNGFITIDPNAYSTGMPSEEFPHGEQQDNGMFRFYTGEERGQQGQEGQQAAPGQNQAEQGAGMEPGTQYGAGQGTAPGGQGDQGQNGAEEQGQQKAGDTDQSISDMESKVIELTNAERTKNGLAALKSDSSLSGVAQEKSDDMQAKNYFSHTSPTYGSPFDMMRDFGVEYSTAGENIAMGQRSAEEVVDAWMKSEGHRKNILSSKFTHIGVGHTGEGNYWTQMFIGK; this is translated from the coding sequence ATGAGCAAAATGAAATTCAGCTTTTTGCCAGCAGTTTTTGCAGTGATGCTGGTGTCTGCCTGCGCCTCTAATAATGCTGCAGATGACAGGCAAGGCGGCCTCAACACACTGAATGCCGGGAATGGCAGACAGGGCCAGACCAACTTTTTAAATGACCGCAGCAGCCAGCAGTCAAAAGGAATGATGGAAAGCCTTCAGGAAATCAACAATGGATTTATTACGATTGATCCGAATGCTTACAGCACTGGCATGCCAAGCGAAGAATTCCCGCATGGTGAACAGCAGGATAATGGCATGTTCCGTTTTTATACGGGTGAAGAAAGAGGGCAGCAAGGACAGGAAGGACAGCAGGCAGCTCCAGGACAGAATCAAGCAGAACAGGGAGCAGGCATGGAGCCTGGCACTCAGTATGGGGCAGGCCAGGGAACAGCGCCTGGCGGCCAGGGTGACCAGGGGCAGAATGGCGCTGAGGAACAGGGACAGCAAAAGGCAGGAGACACTGACCAAAGCATCAGCGATATGGAATCCAAAGTCATCGAGCTGACTAATGCAGAAAGAACGAAGAACGGCCTTGCTGCATTGAAATCTGACAGCTCTCTGAGCGGGGTTGCCCAGGAAAAATCAGATGATATGCAGGCCAAGAATTACTTTTCCCATACTAGTCCAACTTATGGCTCCCCATTTGATATGATGCGGGACTTTGGAGTGGAGTATTCAACAGCAGGTGAGAATATTGCCATGGGACAAAGATCTGCAGAGGAAGTCGTCGATGCCTGGATGAAAAGTGAGGGGCACCGCAAGAATATCCTCAGCAGCAAATTCACCCATATAGGAGTAGGGCATACAGGCGAAGGTAATTACTGGACACAAATGTTCATTGGAAAATAG
- a CDS encoding MFS transporter — MNRKVILYVKAFSDFGTFMDTIVLNVLIYAATGSTGWMAAAMAFRTAGGVFSSIFSGILADRFDRRKIMIISDLARGILILSLISFPSPYMIILVSFAIGFSNSSFMVSFNAEIPQIFGENKVLETNALISRLTSASLVAGFLAAGILTDIIGYHITLIIDSATYFLSAAVLMMLKWESAPGRKAGVQSTLQGKLSSIFSDIKEVYAYLKLAPMLMLVNLVFLAGSFAGSSHNLGIPILAEALNPDRQSFYYGLIWSTWGIGSILSAFLLPRLRWARGSRIYLACFISAILMSSGFIIFLSSSYIPAILLVAFLTGIFDAAFTTLHATILQKSANHIRGRIFGVGMLLKSLGFACGFILAPAVLDSTSLPVLAASFHGILIVMTLLIMVRTYIFARTKNQQEAGSA, encoded by the coding sequence ATGAACAGAAAAGTAATATTATATGTAAAAGCTTTTTCAGATTTTGGCACCTTTATGGATACAATTGTCCTCAACGTCCTCATTTATGCTGCTACAGGGAGCACAGGATGGATGGCTGCCGCTATGGCATTCAGGACAGCCGGCGGTGTGTTTTCAAGCATTTTTTCCGGCATACTGGCAGACCGGTTCGACAGAAGAAAGATCATGATCATCAGCGACCTGGCAAGGGGCATTCTGATTTTGTCTCTGATTTCTTTTCCATCACCCTATATGATCATACTCGTATCCTTTGCTATTGGGTTCTCCAACAGCAGCTTTATGGTCAGCTTTAATGCGGAAATCCCCCAGATCTTTGGCGAAAATAAGGTGCTTGAGACAAATGCTCTTATTTCCAGACTTACTTCCGCCAGCCTGGTCGCCGGATTTTTGGCCGCTGGCATCCTGACAGATATTATAGGCTACCATATTACACTGATTATCGATTCAGCTACCTACTTCCTGTCTGCTGCTGTGTTGATGATGCTTAAATGGGAATCGGCACCTGGCAGGAAAGCGGGTGTTCAATCGACGCTTCAAGGGAAGCTGTCTTCAATTTTCTCTGATATAAAAGAGGTCTATGCCTATTTAAAGCTGGCTCCGATGCTTATGCTCGTCAACCTTGTCTTCCTCGCAGGATCTTTTGCCGGAAGCTCCCATAACCTTGGGATTCCGATTTTGGCAGAGGCCCTTAATCCTGACAGACAAAGCTTTTATTATGGGTTGATTTGGAGTACATGGGGAATCGGGTCTATTCTGTCTGCATTCCTCCTGCCGAGGCTCCGGTGGGCAAGGGGCAGCAGAATTTATCTTGCGTGCTTCATTTCTGCCATCCTGATGTCATCAGGGTTTATCATCTTTTTATCAAGCAGCTATATCCCTGCAATATTACTGGTTGCTTTTCTAACCGGTATTTTTGACGCAGCTTTTACGACCCTGCATGCAACCATCCTCCAAAAATCGGCCAATCATATAAGGGGCAGGATATTTGGAGTAGGCATGCTCCTGAAGTCGCTCGGTTTCGCATGCGGATTTATTCTGGCTCCAGCTGTCCTTGACAGTACCAGCCTGCCGGTGCTTGCAGCATCCTTCCATGGCATCCTGATCGTAATGACGCTATTGATCATGGTACGTACATACATATTTGCCAGGACAAAAAATCAGCAGGAAGCGGGGAGTGCTTAA
- a CDS encoding glycosyl hydrolase family 18 protein: MGIHVVSYGDTIWQIANEYSVSPADILLLNGLKDANDIVPGLALYIPLDTLPVRSHIIREGDTVYRLSLFYQTQIDSILKANPGLNPYNLRQGQNIFIPSPLKYGIQTLGFILPYNTEALFPILEGISPLLTYLAITAYSFRAEGTAYRLLDDTSVINKSKELGILPLLMIRNYQNGDFDPELAGSVLGNRRYTANLVSSIASLAKEKGYSGVSIDFEFIPPPQRNSFSRFLAELKLALGNLILHVNVHAKTEDIPSNRIIGAYDYEAIGAAADIVAVMTIDYGYPGGPPEPVSPLPWMEDVVKYAITQIPPRKLQIALPLYGYDKFGPDNKTVSLSVLQAQNRAIEKGANIQYDSNRAAPFFTYYDEGQLHTVWFDDIRSYMQKYLLMDRYQLLGTTFWQISLRAPQSWLALYNSYHVVRQE, from the coding sequence ATGGGAATTCATGTTGTATCATACGGTGACACCATATGGCAGATTGCCAATGAATATTCTGTTTCCCCAGCCGACATCTTACTTCTTAATGGATTGAAGGACGCCAATGATATAGTGCCCGGGCTGGCGCTGTATATCCCTCTGGACACTCTGCCTGTCCGCTCTCATATAATAAGGGAGGGAGACACCGTTTATCGGCTTTCTCTTTTTTATCAGACACAAATTGATTCTATTCTTAAAGCAAATCCCGGCTTGAATCCATATAATCTTAGGCAAGGACAGAACATATTCATTCCTTCACCACTTAAATACGGCATTCAGACGCTTGGTTTTATATTGCCTTACAATACTGAGGCTCTTTTCCCCATACTGGAAGGAATTTCGCCCCTCCTTACCTATCTTGCCATCACTGCCTATTCATTCCGGGCAGAGGGAACTGCCTACAGGCTCCTTGATGACACATCTGTTATCAATAAAAGCAAAGAGCTGGGCATCCTCCCGCTGCTCATGATCCGCAACTATCAGAATGGCGACTTTGATCCGGAACTGGCCGGAAGCGTGCTGGGAAATAGAAGGTATACAGCCAATCTGGTCAGCAGTATTGCCAGTCTGGCTAAAGAGAAGGGTTACAGCGGCGTCAGCATTGATTTTGAATTCATACCTCCGCCGCAAAGGAACAGCTTTTCCCGATTTCTTGCTGAGCTGAAGCTTGCCCTTGGAAATCTGATTCTTCATGTCAATGTCCATGCAAAAACAGAGGATATTCCTTCAAACAGGATCATTGGCGCCTATGATTATGAGGCAATCGGTGCTGCTGCAGATATTGTTGCCGTCATGACAATCGATTACGGTTATCCCGGCGGGCCGCCTGAGCCTGTTTCACCGCTGCCATGGATGGAGGATGTAGTCAAGTACGCCATTACCCAGATTCCTCCGCGTAAGCTGCAGATTGCCCTGCCCTTATACGGGTATGACAAATTCGGACCGGACAACAAAACTGTCTCTCTGTCAGTTCTCCAGGCACAGAACCGGGCAATAGAAAAAGGCGCTAATATCCAGTATGACAGCAACAGGGCAGCACCATTCTTTACTTATTACGATGAGGGGCAGCTCCATACCGTCTGGTTTGATGATATCCGCAGCTATATGCAGAAATACCTTCTTATGGACCGTTATCAGCTACTGGGCACCACTTTCTGGCAAATCAGCCTCCGTGCCCCGCAAAGCTGGCTCGCCCTTTATAACAGCTATCATGTCGTGCGGCAGGAATAG